From a single Populus trichocarpa isolate Nisqually-1 chromosome 17, P.trichocarpa_v4.1, whole genome shotgun sequence genomic region:
- the LOC112323263 gene encoding protein TRIGALACTOSYLDIACYLGLYCEROL 2, chloroplastic: protein MVGKSLVQVSNCPPMLSSSSMINVSHGSSNFLPFLLARPQKKLIGVRAMSADTGHSQQPPSSSEKMNALAVILEVPRNIWRQTLKPLSDFGFGRRSIWEGGVGLFLVSGAVLVALSLAWLRGFLLRSQFRKYTAVLEFAQASGICTGTQVRIRGVTVGEVVRVNPSLKSIEAVVEVEDDKNFIPKNSLIEVNQSGLLMETMIDITPRDPIPTPSVGPLDAECVKEGLIVCDRQKLKGHQGVSLDALVGIFTRIGREVEEIGVAKSYSLAERVAAVIEEAKPLLTKIKAMTEDIHPLLSEVRDSGLLKEVEDLTRNLSQASEDLRRAHTSIMTPENTELIQKSIYSLIFTMKNIENISSDILGFTGDEATRRNLKALIKSLSRLL, encoded by the exons ATGGTTGGGAAGTCATTAGTCCAGGTTTCAAACTGTCCTCCTATGCTATCTTCGTCATCAATGATTAATGTATCTCATGGTTCTTCAAACTTCTTGCCTTTTCTTCTGGCAAGACCACAAAAGAAACTCATAGGGGTGCGAGCTATGTCAGCAGATACAGGACATAGCCAACAACCACCCTCTTCTTCGGAGAAAATGAATGCACTTGCAGTTATTTTGGAGGTTCCTCGTAATATTTGGAGGCAAACATTGAAGCCGTTAAGTGATTTTGGGTTTGGTCGGAGGAGCATTTGGGAAGGTGGTGTTGGGTTGTTTCTTGTGTCTGGTGCAGTGCTTGTTGCACTCAGTTTGGCTTGGTTGAGGGGGTTTCTATTGCGGTCTCAATTCAGGAAGTACACGGCTGTGCTTGAATTTGCTCAAGCTAGTGGTATTTGCACAGGAACACAAGTTAGGATTAGAGGGGTCACTGTTGGTGAAGTTGTCCGTGTTAATCCTTCCTTGAAGAGTATAGAGGCTGTTGTGGAG GTTGAGGATGATAAAAATTTCATACCTAAAAATTCACTGATTGAGGTGAACCAGTCTGGTCTTCTCATGGAAACAATGATTGATATCACTCCTCGTGATCCAATTCCAACACCTTCTGTTGGACCTCTTGATGCTGAATGTGTTAAAGAAGGTCTAATTGTTTGTGATAGGCAAAAATTAAAGGGACATCAAGGGGTGAGTTTGGATGCCTTGGTTGGGATATTCACTCGTATTGGACGAGAAGTAGAGGAAATTGGTGTTGCCAAGAGCTATTCATTGGCTGAGCGTGTTGCTGCTGTTATTGAAGAGGCAAAGCCACTGCTTACAAAG ATTAAAGCCATGACTGAAGATATTCATCCTTTGCTGTCTGAGGTTCGTGATAGTGGCCTGCTAAAAGAAGTTGAGGATTTAACCAGAAACTTATCACAAGCCTCTGAAGATTTAAG AAGGGCACATACATCCATTATGACACCAGAGAACACTGAGTTGATTCAAAAGTCCATTTACAGTTTGATTTTCACTATGAAAAACATTGAG AATATAAGCTCTGATATTCTGGGATTCACGGGTGATGAGGCTACAAGACGTAACTTGAAAGCACTTATAAAGTCCCTCAGCAGGTTATTATAA